Proteins from a genomic interval of Debaryomyces hansenii CBS767 chromosome E complete sequence:
- a CDS encoding DEHA2E15422p (similar to ca|CA1383|IPF8422 Candida albicans IPF8422 unknown function): MVYEELKLAQFPNCTVLIFLFTGVDTPVLKQVKEQLISGNKDYDFCFLNPQHIISLEHLYSSIHKAVLNHEFGNMRAKTLNTEIIFNLSPINNIMDALKRFGVDEACPNLITIKVLPTSECNEIAFKDLNDHLLKILSTNDSHNPRLNNEIIFDSLVDLKKLKKVYKLNDAKFSKDESDLQGELTRLAIGACQLRGC; the protein is encoded by the coding sequence ATGGTCTACGAGGAGCTAAAGTTGGCGCAATTCCCAAATTGTActgtattaatattcttgtttaCTGGTGTTGATACCCCCGTACTTAAACAAGTTAAAGAACAACTCATCTCTGGCAATAAAGATTATGACTTTTGCTTCTTAAACCCACAGCatattatatcattagaACATTTGTACAGTTCTATACATAAAGCAGTTTTGAATCATGAATTCGGCAATATGAGAGCTAAAACATTGAACActgaaattatttttaatttatcaccaataaataatattatgGATGCATTGAAGAGGTTTGGTGTTGATGAAGCATGTCCCAATTTAATCACAATAAAGGTATTACCTACGTCAGAGTGTAATGAAATAGCATTTAAAGACTTAAACGATCACcttttaaaaatattaagtACTAACGATTCACATAATCCTCGATTAAATAACGAAATCATCTTTGATTCGTTGGttgatttgaagaagttaaaGAAGGTTTATAAGTTAAATGATGCCAAGTTTTCAAAAGATGAATCTGACTTACAAGGTGAGTTGACTCGATTAGCAATTGGTGCGTGTCAGTTGAGAGGTTGTTAA
- a CDS encoding DEHA2E15400p (weakly similar to ca|CA1382|IPF8421 Candida albicans IPF8421 unknown function), whose product MIEKQNGEGSVDNIKLQESLDIIFKETPMPVEKTNHTPEYPESLLQRTQKANKYYNSFQGLTRQFVDEGNVQPDVVRWSNSVIQVTSKSIVENWQTVDVQGTAESTENENGDEYRTLGQSTANTLFSWSSGDSYIESRKRELQFRNSQPNNTATNDGNVHRKKDNSETNKETDTNSDNLKKKLHLEIPKESITNKLNRIVDRESNKFIHKRIQLIKAHHSEQISKEIHERKRKDHERHLNKLKEKEEEYERALQAATSEQGKQNGFFGSLFGFNVGSNNNSHNIDLPPEIGNPSPSRNTTSSPSGKNKRFSFLPTTGLSLWGNNTSVSKNIRIEKATATKKDAENPVSNIHGTYSSDNQVEIEASSLPEIEDEVNMNNDQNVTQEGGRQSTEVKKEAAKEKAMKGAENARESNDSSEERTKYNLKSMGEEVQQNKETVSHKSKDSYEKEEEEEEEDDEDDEFEEYNSSLPNFSMVQEPIQPIITGIKKSTQSTSHTGIDNGNLLEL is encoded by the coding sequence ATGATTGAAAAGCAAAATGGAGAGGGGAgtgttgataatataaagCTACAGGAACTGCTAgatataatattcaagGAAACTCCAATGCCCGTAGAGAAGACAAATCATACACCTGAATACCCCGAATCATTACTCCAGCGAACGCAAAAGGCTAATAAATACTATAATTCGTTTCAAGGACTTACAAGACAGTTCGTAGACGAAGGTAACGTGCAACCAGATGTAGTACGATGGTCTAATTCAGTAATTCAAGTAACACTGAAATCAATAGTTGAGAATTGGCAGACGGTTGATGTCCAAGGAACAGCTGAAAGTACCGAGAATGAAAACGGTGATGAATATAGAACGCTAGGCCAATCAACTGCGAATACTTTGTTCAGTTGGTCATCTGGAGATTCATACATTGAATCCagaaaaagagaattaCAATTTCGTAACAGCCAACCCAACAATACAGCGACAAACGACGGCAACGTTCATCGTAAGAAAGACAATTCAGAGACGAATAAAGAAACAGACACTAATAGCgataatttaaagaaaaaattgcatCTTGAAATTCCAAAGGAATCAATTACAAATAAGCTTAACCGTATTGTGGACAGGGAatccaataaatttattcacAAACGAATCCAATTGATAAAGGCTCATCATAGTGAACAAATATCTAAGGAAATTCACGAAAGAAAGAGGAAGGATCATGAAAGGCATCTTAATAAGTTGAAGGAGAAAGAGGAAGAATATGAACGGGCGTTACAAGCAGCAACAAGTGAACAAGGTAAACAAAATGGATTTTTTGGATCATTATTTGGTTTCAACGTTGGctctaataataattcacaTAATATAGATTTGCCACCAGAGATAGGTAATCCAAGTCCTAGCAGAAATACGACATCTAGTCCTTCGGGTAAGAATAAGAGGTTTTCATTTTTGCCAACGACAGGCTTATCATTATGGGGCAACAATACCTCTGTGAGCAAAAATATAAGAATAGAAAAGGCTACAGCTACAAAGAAAGATGCTGAAAATCCCgtatcaaatattcatgGAACATATTCGAGCGATAACCAAGTAGAAATCGAAGCAAGTTCCTTACCTGAAATCGAAGACGAAGTGAATATGAATAACGATCAGAATGTCACACAAGAAGGGGGAAGGCAATCCACGGAAGTAAAAAAAGAAGCCGCGAAAGAGAAAGCAATGAAGGGAGCAGAAAACGCAAGAGAAAGTAATGATTCCAGTGAAGAACGGACAAAATATAACTTAAAAAGTATGGGGGAAGAGGTCcaacaaaataaagaaaccGTATCGCATAAGAGCAAAGACAGTTatgaaaaggaagaagaagaagaagaagaagatgacgaagatgatgagTTTGAAGAgtataattcatcattgcCGAACTTTTCGATGGTTCAAGAGCCTATTCAACCTATAATAACAGGGATCAAAAAATCTACACAGTCTACTAGTCATACAGGAATTGACAACGGTAACCTATTGgaattataa
- a CDS encoding DEHA2E15444p (weakly similar to uniprot|P39875 Saccharomyces cerevisiae YOR033c DHS1 5'-3' exonuclease and flap-endonuclease involved in recombination double-strand break repair and DNA mismatch repair), translating to MGVTGLLQHLKEIQDSTSLSRYKGKTLAVDTYGWLHRGLISCAQELCQDVPTKKYINSVMKKIDMLRHFGVEPYLVFDGAYLPTKAETAKERRLKREEAQKKANELIKAGNRKLAWKEFMKAAGVTPEMAKSIMVELDMRKVKYIVAPYEADPQMVYLERIGLVDGILSEDSDLLIFGCNTLITKLNDYGECIEICRDNFCNVKKIPFLSNYTQEQLRLVAMLSGCDYTKGIPGIGLKTAFNLVKRFNNLEKVLIALRSDGKKPPVDFEDEVYKANLAFQFQKVFSPLTKKLETLNSYPVDLKLDFEILEACCGKTLDEEIHAQICTGKVHPNTLEILVSREQSLSNLKGGSINLGSQKSSISSNMAGRSRSATTIPEHPKTGAIDSFFGTIKSTKEISMHLETPSKRKLQAPKEKVSPTTRKMKRIVNDNNNGSFISPKGKISKFFGSVENTPVANLLPTPISTKQAAWDSSIVSGDSDIPDEFSSPVNHIRGSQSCPTKTNIVGITDGLTDNDFSDDDKDLGSQTPESSSSLKNSNPSVEFGIDEDDDIIEESPIKAIPKNDKLRDFAKVLREKYSLNSSMNIENNSKDKPNLLRTANPLSPSNLNINLTSASTPNKKLPSSHLNHHQENVISPDEAKENIIQINERESCQVETAKIQVNIEKKQSISLQRFAFRG from the coding sequence ATGGGGGTTACAGGCTTGCTTCAGCATTTGAAAGAGATTCAAGattcaacttcattatcaagatATAAGGGAAAAACATTAGCTGTTGATACTTATGGGTGGTTACATAGAGGTTTGATATCTTGTGCACAAGAATTGTGCCAGGACGTTCCGACGAAGAAGTATATTAATTCtgtaatgaagaagatagaTATGTTAAGACATTTCGGAGTGGAACCATATTTAGTATTCGATGGTGCATATTTACCAACAAAGGCTGAAACAGCAAAAGAACGAAGATTGAAGAGAGAAGAGGCACAGAAGAAGGCTAATGAGTTAATAAAAGCAGGTAACAGAAAATTGGCATGGAAAGAGTTTATGAAAGCAGCTGGTGTGACACCAGAAATGGCAAAATCTATCATGGTAGAGTTGGATATGAGGAAAGTAAAGTATATCGTCGCACCATACGAAGCAGATCCACAAATGGTTTATCTAGAAAGAATTGGCTTAGTTGATGGTATATTGTCCGAGGATTCTGATCTTCTTATATTCGGATGTAATACGTTAATCACCAAGTTGAATGACTATGGCGAATGTATTGAAATTTGCAGAGATAATTTTTGCAATGTTAAAAAAATACCATTTTTGTCTAATTACACGCAAGAACAATTAAGATTAGTGGCAATGCTCTCCGGTTGTGATTATACAAAAGGAATCCCAGGAATTGGATTGAAAACAGCATTCAACCTAGTTAAAAggttcaataatttggaaaaggTATTAATCGCATTAAGATCCGATGGTAAGAAACCACCTGTGGATTTTGAGGATGAAGTTTATAAGGCGAACTTGgcatttcaatttcaaaaagtttTCAGTCCCCTTACGAAAAAGTTGGAAACATTAAATTCGTACCCGGTGGATTTAAAAttggattttgaaattttggaagCATGCTGCGGTAAGACTTTGGACGAAGAAATACATGCTCAAATTTGTACTGGAAAGGTACACCCAAATACTCTTGAAATACTTGTATCTAGAGAACAAAGCTTATCTAATTTGAAGGGTGGTTCGATAAATTTAGGATCAcaaaaatcatcaatatcctCTAATATGGCAGGTAGGAGTAGATCAGCTACTACTATTCCTGAACACCCGAAGACAGGTGCAATTGACTCGTTCTTTGGCACCATAAAATCTACTAAAGAAATAAGTATGCATCTTGAGACACCAAGTAAAAGAAAACTTCAAGCGCCCAAAGAAAAGGTTTCCCCTACaacaagaaagatgaaACGAATTGTTAATGATAACAATAACGGTAGTTTCATATCGCCAAAGGGCAAAATTAGTAAATTCTTCGGGAGCGTTGAAAATACTCCTGTTGCTAATCTTTTACCTACTCCAATTTCAACTAAGCAAGCCGCATGGGATTCAAGTATAGTCTCAGGTGATTCAGATATACCCGATGAGTTTTCATCTCCTGTAAATCATATTCGTGGTTCTCAATCATGTCCCACTAAAACAAACATTGTTGGTATTACTGATGGACTTAcagataatgatttcaGTGACGATGATAAAGATTTGGGATCTCAAACCCCGGAATCATCATCctcattgaagaattcgaACCCAAGCGTAGAATTTGGgattgatgaagatgatgatataattgaagAGTCACCAATTAAGgcaattccaaaaaatgACAAACTTCGGGATTTTGCCAAGGTGTTGCGTGAGAAATACCTGTTGAATTCCAGTATGAATATCGAAAACAATTCTAAAGACAAACCAAACCTTTTAAGAACTGCAAACCCGTTGTCCCCTTCTAActtaaatataaatttaacCTCGGCTTCTACGCCGAATAAGAAACTTCCATCGTCTCATTTGAACCATCATCAAGAGAATGTTATTTCCCCAGATGAAGCGAAGGAGAACATAATACAAATTAACGAGAGAGAATCATGTCAAGTCGAGACAgcaaaaattcaagttaatattgaaaagaaacaAAGTATCAGCCTACAAAGATTTGCTTTTCGTGGCTAG
- a CDS encoding DEHA2E15334p (similar to uniprot|Q04418 Saccharomyces cerevisiae YDR527W RBA50 Protein involved in transcription), with translation MDMLGEIVEHEIEAPKPPQMTAKTGFPDLNKLKEKKVSKWKQRLESKKVPEVQQSNPVTTEPKSEAEKIHQENLDKISQMTSEEIEQEQAELLSGLDPNLIKSLLKRSEKKEKSNESCCNDGHDEHVHAEGFNGWIGGGRTSDEWADVTLLDEKDVDKALGISRLNLEDDLKIDKQDNEPKDNSKTVRFEDVTTVKYEDLDANVELDPNGWEDVEDVNDLITGNIDEVAHKDYQLVNDSDDENDGSTFHFPKPIQVNTDNEKLDLNDPEFYDKLHEKYYPDLPKETHKLSWMTEPLPKQATTTYESISDMRFDFKGDLVDLTISDSDAKEEIPTYLGLHHHSENPHLPGYTLSELAHLSRSVLAGQRSFSIQILGRILHKLGLHKYNILPVGETEDQEFNENLTELMSNFENLMWDLIEELRIIDSLTEAADESKTRNLSVRNYAIEALWLWKQGGGRKTSGDKTENSEYIASNMAQ, from the coding sequence ATGGACATGCTTGGAGAGATCGTAGAGCATGAGATTGAGGCACCGAAGCCTCCACAAATGACTGCTAAAACGGGGTTTCCGGATTTGAATAAGTTAAAGGAGAAGAAAGTATCGAAGTGGAAACAGAGACTAGAATCAAAGAAGGTTCCAGAGGTGCAACAGTCGAACCCAGTTACTACTGAACCTAAATCAGAAGCTGAAAAGATCCATCAAGAGAACTTGGACAAAATATCGCAAATGACTAGCGAGGAAATAGAACAAGAGCAGGCAGAGTTATTAAGTGGTTTGGATCCAAACCTCATTAAAAGTCTCTTGAAAAGATCcgaaaagaaagaaaaaagcAACGAGAGCTGTTGTAATGACGGCCATGATGAACACGTACATGCAGAGGGATTTAATGGATGGATAGGTGGTGGAAGAACCAGTGATGAATGGGCAGATGTAACTCTATTAGATGAAAAGGATGTTGATAAGGCACTAGGGATTAGCCGTTTAAATTTAGAGGATGACCTCAAAATAGATAAGCAGGATAACGAGCCTAAAGATAATTCTAAAACTGTAAGATTTGAAGATGTGACTACTGTGAAATACGAAGATTTAGATGCGAATGTTGAGTTGGATCCTAATGGATGGGAAGACGTAGAAGACGTAAATGACTTAATTACGGGAAATATAGATGAAGTAGCTCACAAGGATTACCAATTAGTGAATGAttcagatgatgaaaacgATGGCTCAACTTTTCATTTCCCGAAGCCAATTCAGGTTAATactgataatgaaaaactTGACTTAAATGATCCTGAATTTTATGATAAATTACATGAGAAGTATTATCCTGATTTACCGAAAGAAACGCATAAGCTATCATGGATGACGGAGCCATTGCCAAAACAAGCTACTACGACGTATGAATCAATTTCGGATATGAGATTTGACTTCAAGGGCGATTTGGTTGATTTAACAATATCAGACTCTGATGCGAAAGAAGAGATACCTACATATTTAGGTTTACACCATCATTCTGAAAATCCACATTTACCGGGCTACACATTGAGCGAATTAGCTCACTTGTCCCGCTCTGTACTTGCAGGTCAAAGGTCCTTCAGCATACAAATTTTGGGCAGAATTTTGCATAAACTAGGATTACACAAGTATAACATTTTACCAGTAGGAGAAACCGAAGACCAAGAATTCAATGAGAATCTAACTGAACTCATGTCGAATTTCGAAAACTTAATGTGGGATttgattgaagaattgagaATCATTGATTCTCTAACAGAGGCTGCTGATGAATCAAAAACTAGGAATTTATCTGTAAGAAACTATGCTATAGAAGCATTATGGTTATGGAAGCAAGGTGGTGGTAGAAAAACAAGCGGTGATAAGACAGAGAACAGTGAGTATATAGCATCTAACATGGCGCAGTAG
- a CDS encoding DEHA2E15378p (similar to uniprot|Q03290 Saccharomyces cerevisiae YDR460w TFB3 Subunit of TFIIH and nucleotide excision repair factor 3 complexes involved in transcription initiation required for nucleotide excision repair) — protein MVVEDDRSKDMCPICKTDKYLSPNMNFLINPECYHKICESCVDRIFSLGPAPCPYPKCGKILRKNKFKKQIFDDLGIEKEIDIRKRVSGIYNKTEEDFDDLKDYNKYLESVENIIFNLNNGIDIEETESNLVKYENEHKIEILEKNMRESQKNSDLAKYQEAMARLKQEKVKIQKQMEIEDLEFQKQQKQELLDKLSTAQSANSEELITQSNNNILKRSSLRKRQLQQLTSQLDQQFQSSNPFSKQAKAIEDEDNRTPFTPFKGDRELHKNYTFLPDIHKNDAMDVDEDAGLNTYHAPYLSKLAKDKQYLGAGWRLNNAFERALDEAFTGLCCFIDKEKT, from the exons ATGGTGGTGGAAG ATGATCGTTCGAAGGATATGTGTCCTATCTGTAAGACAGATAAGTACTTATCACCCAATATGAATTTTCTCATCAACCCAGAATGCTATCACAAAATATGTGAATCATGTGTGGACAGGATATTCTCTCTCGGGCCAGCACCTTGTCCGTACCCTAAGTGTGGTAAAATATTAAGGAAGAATAAGTTCAAAAAGCAGATTTTCGATGACTTGGGTATagagaaagaaattgatatacGGAAAAGAGTAAGTggtatatataataaaactgaagaagatttcGATGATTTGAAGGATTATaacaaatatttggaatctgtcgaaaatataatatttaatcttaataatggaattgatattgaagaaacgGAGTCCAATTTGgttaaatatgaaaatgaacataagattgaaatattggaaaaaaaTATGAGAGAGAGTCAAAAGAATTCAGATTTGGCCAAATATCAAGAAGCCATGGCTCGTttgaaacaagaaaagGTCAAGATTCAGAAGCAGAtggaaattgaagatttggaatttcaGAAACAACAGAAACAGGAATTATTAGACAAGTTATCGACTGCACAATCCGCCAATTCGGAAGAATTAATTACCCagtctaataataatattctcAAAAGATCTTCTTTACGGAAGAGACAATTACAGCAATTGACTTCCCAATTagatcaacaatttcaaagttcGAATCCGTTCTCTAAACAAGCTAAAGCTatagaagatgaagataatagAACACCATTCACGCCATTTAAAGGTGACCGTGAGTTGCATAAAAACTATACATTTTTGCCTGATATCCATAAGAACGATGCAATGGACGTGGATGAAGACGCTGGATTAAATACTTATCATGCTCCTTATTTGAGCAAGCTTGCGAAAGATAAACAGTATTTAGGTGCTGGATGGAGACTAAATAATGCATTTGAGAGAGCATTAGATGAAGCATTCACAGGTTTATGCTGTTTCATTGATAAAGAGAAGACCTAA
- a CDS encoding DEHA2E15356p (similar to ca|CA1220|IPF14985 Candida albicans IPF14985 unknown function and some similarities with uniprot|Q03289 Saccharomyces cerevisiae YDR459C likely functions in pathway(s) outside Ras) — MVFDPKLFKYAWAKRVIPICVILGLGYIDFACFYALGYREIYKFHSHGVAISLWVILAWCEVCVIAYWVLLVVTGPGKAPRVKPFNLYSSEDTSDLTPVPDYFFCDESGYPFWCSQCQSIKLPRTLHSKDRNYCILKFDHYCVWVGTVIGQRNYKYFLNFLIWFLMFFIVTLIYLSRYTKSNYDRGTKDIDHNYIVLYILSGYWILILSSLLAAHLWYVVHNMTTIDDMNIKKVKRYSRWTSNNDKTKRKDVRKIPGEETGIRYINIRYNDTRVIVQYTLNDFPFSFGFKRNWQNLWLNNNRTNGDFTQHESSYSRKRLAISFLLFLVPYVDLVYPSRERINVSDVEKSTLDSLYSHRLIEYEQYNDRLNDKFLDYINSKIKNNEFHMPRYLSPLAEDQQSSSEGSRPDNI; from the coding sequence ATGGTGTTTGATCCtaaacttttcaaatatgCTTGGGCGAAGAGAGTCATTCCCATATGTGTTATATTAGGATTAGggtatattgattttgcatGCTTTTATGCCTTGGGATATCGAGAAATATACAAATTTCATTCGCATGGTGTGGCCATAAGTCTATGGGTCATTTTGGCTTGGTGTGAAGTATGTGTGATAGCATATTGGGTATTGTTGGTGGTTACAGGACCCGGGAAAGCTCCTCGAGTCAAGCCTTTCAATTTGTATAGTTCGGAAGATACGTCTGATTTGACTCCTGTTCCAGATTATTTCTTTTGTGACGAATCGGGGTACCCATTTTGGTGCTCCCAATGTCAGTCAATTAAGCTTCCGAGGACGTTACATCTGAAGGATAGGAATTACTGTATTCTAAAATTTGATCATTATTGCGTTTGGGTAGGTACTGTTATTGGACAGAGAAATTATAAgtattttttgaatttcttgatttggTTCCTAATGTTTTTCATAGTTACGTTGATATATCTATCGCGATATACTAAACTGAATTATGATCGGGGTACCAAAGATATTGATCATAATTATATtgttctttatattttgagTGGATACTGGATACTCATATTACTGTCACTATTAGCCGCACATTTATGGTATGTCGTTCATAACATGACTACAATTGATgatatgaatataaaaaaagTAAAAAGATATTCAAGGTGGACATCAAACAACGATAAAACGAAACGGAAAGACGTCCGTAAAATACCTGGGGAGGAAACTGGAATAcgatatattaatattagatATAACGACACAAGAGTAATCGTACAGTACACTCTTAATGATTTTCCTTTTTCTTTCGGGtttaaaagaaattggcAAAATTTGTGGTTAAATAACAATCGAACTAACGGTGACTTCACTCAACACGAGTCATCATATTCACGTAAACGATTAGCCATAAGTTTTCTCTTATTTTTGGTCCCATACGTGGACTTGGTATATCCATCGAGGGAAAGGATAAACGTCAGTGACGTAGAAAAGTCTACGTTGGATAGCCTATACTCTCATAGACTAATTGAGTATGaacaatataatgataGACTAAACGATAAATTCTTAGACTATATTAACAGTAAGATTAAGAATAACGAGTTTCATATGCCTCGATACCTTTCGCCTCTTGCAGAAGACCAACAGTCATCTAGTGAAGGTAGTAGGCCTGATAATATATAG